AAGAAGATACTGGCTGCTGTTTGTTTCTGTGTATCTTTTCACcactttttcatgttttttgagTCTTTGGCTGGTCATCCTTATAGCTgatttattatgtttttcagCAGGAGTACCATGATTCTCTAATGAAGGGTTTTTCATTTTGGCAGTGCTCTTAACCGCTGGTTCACGAACCCGTGATTCGTGGTCGGAGAAATTTCTGCATATTTGTCTGAACTTTACTTCACTAATATAAGATGCCACAAACCCTTATAAGTGTTGTTCGTTGTCAAAGGGTTTACGGGCAAGTCTATATACTATTGTGCTAGCGAAAGCTCTGATGCCAGTTTGTTGTGCTTCGACCTAATCCCGAAAGACTTCCAAAAGCACCCaagtaaaatataaactaaactagccaataatataaagagaaatGGTAAgagaaataaagataaaataggGGGCACAATATTTCCAAGGTGTGATAATAGGTCCTTCGCTACGACTATTAATCCACTCATTTTCAAATTGGATGAAGACATTGAGATTGGCTAAAATCACGTGGATCGACTAAAACCATTTTAACAACTCTAGTTACGATGATTCTCATACCACTTTGACTCATCATTATGGTACAAGGATTCCTAAAATACATCAACCTTTTAATTGAACCAAAAACCAACAAATCTCTACCTTGGCAGAGGTTACTTATCTTCTTCcaacttccaaaattcaaaacattcTCTGGTAAACGAACTAACCATCGTCACCTCTAAAGCAAACTCTTAGGTGAGCCAAAAACCAACATAGACATGGTGTACACAATTTTCTTGCGACTCCCTTGAGGCATCCTTGATTTCTCTCTGTTATAATATATGCACAAGTGTCTAAACTACTGGAACATCTACCATGCATAACCATTATTTAAAGTTTAGCAAAGTTGGAATGCAGAGATTACCAGTTTTGAGCCTTCGAAGTTACTTTTGGAGCTTTCTGCTAAACACAGTTGTGACTCCTATCCAGTTTCATGTATTAATTGAGGTCTTATTGTGCAAACATTGCTGATTTGCACAAAACAATCTTTTGATTGCCAGCTATGCCTGAAGGAGATCTATCAAAATTCTTGGTAGTTTGACTCGTTAAACATCTTGTAATGAGTAAGTTCACAGCCCAAGAAATCACAAAATGAAAGCTTAAGAACCACAATAGAAAATTCTAGTAGAATTTACAGATCCCAGGTGGTGGTCAAGTGGAGTGTTCTGGTACTACAATTATATTTATAGTTTGAAAGAAGACATTGATAATATATTAGCTGATAAGAAGCTGAAATTGTAATCCTTTGCAGGAGGTGGGTGATTATATGTATTGTACTGGCATATAAGAAGCATCACAAACAAGCCAGACAACAGAGTATGAACACATTGTATCTTTAGAAAACTGGGTTCAACCAGCAGTTTAGGCTATCCTGTTATTAGGcttgtaaaacaaaaacaattttcagcATTTCTTCCATCTACAGTCCGTTGACAGACAGCAAAACAATAACATTGGCCTAATCGGTCAACCGGTGAGAAAAAAACCAGCAAACAGGAGCCTTGATTCATCATCGGTTTAAGTGATTAGTGACAGCTAACAAAAATATACTAACCTCAAAATCTCTCTGGCTCTGAAGACTACCTGCAATGCATCTGGGACTCAATGTCCCAGCTGATTACCTAGTTGTTTGCAGCACATATTTTCCAATGAAATGTGTGGGGAACACTCATTACTAGCAAAGAATTTGTGTCAGGAACAACCTAGTCAAGCGAAATTCTGTCCAAACTCAGCCCATATGATTCTGCACCATTCACAAGCATTCTGAGGCCAGCTTTTAGCTCTGGTATTCCCTCCTCCAGAACTGCACATACAGGAAAGATTGGAACACCTTGCACTCTTCTTTTCAATTCTTCATAAACTTCTTCAGTCCCTGCCTCATCGATTTTGTTTGCCACTACTAAGGAGGGTCGATTTGATAAACCCTCTCGATAGTACTCTAGCTCTAAAATCAAATCTTTCAGCTGTTCCCATGGTGGAATTCCTTTCCTACCATCTAATGCAGCAGTCAAATCTACCACATAAGCTATAACTTTAGTGCGTTCTATGTGCCGCAGGAAAGCGTGTCCAAGTCCACGATTCTCATGGGCACCCTTTATAAGACCTGGAATGTCAGCCACTGTGACTGATAAATCATCATACTTTAGATTCCCAATATTTGGCCTCAAAGTTGTGAAGGCATAGTGGCCTACTGTTGGCTTAGCTCTTGACATAGCCCCTAGAAGGGTACTTTTACCAGCATTTGGGAATCCCACAAGACCCACATCAGCAATACTCTTGAGTTCCAATACAAGAATAGCCTCTGAACCAGGAGACCCAATGCCAAGAGAGGATTGATCATCATCGGATACTTCAGCCCCAAGTTTTGTAAGTTTGTGGTCCCTAGAATTTTTGGATGAAGAGATATTGCCTACACCACCCTCCCCTCCACGAGCAACAATTATACGTTGGCCTTCTTCTGTTAATTCAGCAACATTGTATTGTATTTGTTCCTTTTCCTCCCTTTGTTCTTCCAACTCTGGTTCGGACATACCATCATCAGTCTCCACAATTTCAGGGTCACTCCCCCCTTCTCCCTTGTAGGATAGAAAATCTTCATTGAGAATTCTGGATTTGTTATTGGAAGGAGAAGATTGAGGAAGAGACACAGATGATGAAACTTGAGTAGCTTGCCTCTTTCCGACAGATTCTTCCACAGTTTGTTCAATACAAGTTGATGAGCCATCAATAATATCCACTGTTTCTGCTACTTCCACTGTGCTGGGGTTCACACAGGCAGGTTTCTGGTGAGATTCAGATAGATCAACATCAAGTGAGCCTGGAATCTCCCAGGGATCCAATGCTGCTGAAGATCGGTGTTCAACTTGAGAAGGAACTTCACCTACTGCAAGATGAACTACAGTGCCAACAGGCACTCGAACTACCTGCCAGAAAATAAGCTTCTCAATAAACTATGAAATTATCATTTAACAGAAGTGACATCCAACATCTTATTTATTGTAACCTTATCTGCCCCTCGGGTTCCTATCTTATTCTTCGAAGTTCCATGTCCTCCCCTCTTTGCATTCTGCAGTACAGCATCACCATTACTCAATTCTCTAAATGCTGGCCGTCAAGATCTATATTGTTCTGGAAAACTTGGACACAAAACCAAAAGATAATGAAGGAGAAGATGGCAATGGTACATACAACATGATGTTGTAGATTGCTGAAGTCCCAAACTGTGGCAGAGCATTCTAGAATCACATCTCCCCCTCTTCCACCATCCCCACCTTCCTTGATTCCACATATAGATGAAAAACATGGCaatatataaaaaccattaattcCAAATTGTCACTCCAAACTAAGAAAATGACTAGAATGTGCAATTATTTCGTGAATGGAAACGTTTGAGATTTGTTTGAATAAGTTTCAATCAATAAAGGAAACCAAAGTATAGGGCATTAGATTAAGAAAGTAGCAGATATTAGTCACCGGTCAAATGGAAAGATCATAACAGCCTATTAAAAAGGAGGAAAACATACTAATGATTAAATGAACTAATATCATAAGTAACCTGAACTGCCAAGAAATATTATAATCTGATCAAATAATGATTATAAAGACTTCGACTAGAAAAGAGAACCCACCATCAGGTCTGCCATGGCGATCATGTCGGCTACGGTGGAAACTGGAACAACCACTGCCACCCTCACCTCCTTTGGCATATAACCTAAATCTatcaatcatttttctttcctgtAAACAAAGTCCCAAAATCACAACACAAAATCAAGAAgatgtaaatatataataaagattAAGAATATTCTATATACAAAATTGTGTGGAAGTGAGGTCAGAAACCTGTAAAGGGGCACTCTTTGACTTCTTGTAAGGAGTATCAGAATAAGGGCAAAGGAATGGAAGATGACATGGTGATCTGGAGGATTTTCTCAAGACTTCCAAGTACTGAAGGGGTTTGGCACAGCGCAACCAcatctttctcttcttttaatCCTTGAGATCTTATATATTCATTTAGACACTACCATCAACAACTAGGTCATGTATGTTGCAAcattcaaaaaaggaaaaagaaaaaaaaaggaactttTCCTATACCTCCTCCAGATACTATTTATTATCTGTTGATGCCAGGCTAGTGTTGGAGGTGTCTTGAAGATATGTGAATTAAGGGCACTGGGCACTCACAAAATGCAGAAGTGCTTAGCACAGAAAAGAGCACTTCAGTATTTCATCTAATGTCACCATATGGATGATTTGAACTCCTCAACACAAGCTATTTACTTTTAACTGGGCTTGCACCTTCCATATTCCTCAG
The sequence above is drawn from the Vitis riparia cultivar Riparia Gloire de Montpellier isolate 1030 chromosome 6, EGFV_Vit.rip_1.0, whole genome shotgun sequence genome and encodes:
- the LOC117916784 gene encoding probable GTP-binding protein OBGM, mitochondrial isoform X2, producing MPKEVRVAVVVPVSTVADMIAMADLMEGGDGGRGGDVILECSATVWDFSNLQHHVNAKRGGHGTSKNKIGTRGADKVVRVPVGTVVHLAVGEVPSQVEHRSSAALDPWEIPGSLDVDLSESHQKPACVNPSTVEVAETVDIIDGSSTCIEQTVEESVGKRQATQVSSSVSLPQSSPSNNKSRILNEDFLSYKGEGGSDPEIVETDDGMSEPELEEQREEKEQIQYNVAELTEEGQRIIVARGGEGGVGNISSSKNSRDHKLTKLGAEVSDDDQSSLGIGSPGSEAILVLELKSIADVGLVGFPNAGKSTLLGAMSRAKPTVGHYAFTTLRPNIGNLKYDDLSVTVADIPGLIKGAHENRGLGHAFLRHIERTKVIAYVVDLTAALDGRKGIPPWEQLKDLILELEYYREGLSNRPSLVVANKIDEAGTEEVYEELKRRVQGVPIFPVCAVLEEGIPELKAGLRMLVNGAESYGLSLDRISLD
- the LOC117916784 gene encoding probable GTP-binding protein OBGM, mitochondrial isoform X1, giving the protein MWLRCAKPLQYLEVLRKSSRSPCHLPFLCPYSDTPYKKSKSAPLQERKMIDRFRLYAKGGEGGSGCSSFHRSRHDRHGRPDGGDGGRGGDVILECSATVWDFSNLQHHVNAKRGGHGTSKNKIGTRGADKVVRVPVGTVVHLAVGEVPSQVEHRSSAALDPWEIPGSLDVDLSESHQKPACVNPSTVEVAETVDIIDGSSTCIEQTVEESVGKRQATQVSSSVSLPQSSPSNNKSRILNEDFLSYKGEGGSDPEIVETDDGMSEPELEEQREEKEQIQYNVAELTEEGQRIIVARGGEGGVGNISSSKNSRDHKLTKLGAEVSDDDQSSLGIGSPGSEAILVLELKSIADVGLVGFPNAGKSTLLGAMSRAKPTVGHYAFTTLRPNIGNLKYDDLSVTVADIPGLIKGAHENRGLGHAFLRHIERTKVIAYVVDLTAALDGRKGIPPWEQLKDLILELEYYREGLSNRPSLVVANKIDEAGTEEVYEELKRRVQGVPIFPVCAVLEEGIPELKAGLRMLVNGAESYGLSLDRISLD